The Rhodamnia argentea isolate NSW1041297 chromosome 7, ASM2092103v1, whole genome shotgun sequence genome contains the following window.
TGAATTGCTTTTACATCACGAAGCAAAGTAAGCATTTAGTTTCCGGAATGAATAGCAGTATTTGAGTAATTACTCCAATGTCTTAGTATAACCTTGGGAAAACTCTGCATTAGCTTTCTATAATCCTCTGTCAATCAAACAATAAGTATATCCGTGCCACTGTTAAGTCAACAAGATATAAGATTTGAACTTATTGGACCAAATGCCCTTCGTTTCTTGAGGCAGAAGGAAATCTAGAAATGAACTGGTGACGGAGGAGAAAGAGGAGTTCACCAAAACATTTTGGAGGTGAACTGAGAAGAGGAGTTCCCCCTTGACGATGGTGTTCAATCTCTGAACCTTCAGTTTTACCGAGTCCATAGAAGGTGACCCAACACCTCCTAAAAGTTTCTCCCTAAAGAAGGTCCGAGTCGCCATGGACAACTCTAGCTGTGACAACTTCTTGGCGGAAGCTAGATTCGGGAAACTTTACTGGGGTTGATTGGCTGATGGTTCGCTAGTGGCAGTAAAGAGAGCAATCGTCGATGATCGATGGAGGGAAACAGCATTTCGAAGCAGAAGTGCAGCAGGGAAGCTCGACGCACCCACATCTGCTATATTGGCTTTTGCAGGACCAAGAAAGAGCTGTTACTGGTCTATCCTCCATGATCAACTGCAGCCTAGCTTATCATCTCAGACATAGATGGGATCGGTCCATCCAACCTCTCCATTGGATGACTCACGAGCGTATCATTGGGAGCGACAAGAGGTCTCGCGTTTGGAGTATAATACTTCTTGAGCTTACCTCTGGACAGCCATATTCAGTATAATAAAAATCTCAGTTTGAAGCAATGGATTGGTCGATGTATGAACAAGAACGAGTTGGGAAGGgtgatgtcacgccccgatcctcgagcgcgCGGCATCCCTGTCATttcgtccctcgggttaaaaggatagcgtcccgggcacgctatcaacccatgagattaactacgaatacggaaacgtataatattcccggacaaaaatataaaatagggataggcaagtaggaaaacgcattaattcaaaaagATCATTTTATTGACAAACTTGTCTTATCCAATCAAGACAATACACAATTTAGATCCATACTTCGAAGTGGGTAGGGTCAACTCACATCTACTCCAGGTAGAGGACTATGCCAACATAGCCCTCAGCATCAATTCCAACAGAATCCTAAATTCCATCATTTCGGACACGAAAAAGGTTAACCATAatagggtgagaaataaatcccggtgagtcaacgcctaagcccggctaaggcgttgattcgtctagAGGGTCCTAtcagtcaatcacatattgatatataaatatccCAATCACATGCCGCTCACCCGCTAAAAatcacacggtatgcaatactcaacataatatgCCCCACATAACTACCCATAGATATCAAGTCAATCGCATacgcagacaccacacgtggtccgattattaacggccatctgGCCTAAAGTTGATGATGGTTTGGTTCGCGAATGCCCGCTGGGACCGAAACCCAAACCAAAGGTTCCCTACGAGAAAATACTCGAAACTTCGCTCGGCCGGACAACCCATCTCCGGAGAGACCCCGACCGGGCGATTACTACAACTGTCTCGAGCTCTCTCTAAATGTTAGCGAGTTTGGGGGAACGAGGAGACTCGTGCTGAATGTCGTGTCGTGCAAATGGATCGTGCACTTGTGAGAGGTCTATATGACTCGCTTAATTGTCCGGCTGTGCATTTCCTTCATGTCTTAGATAAAATTCGCCCACGAAGCATATCGTGCTTCCTATTagattgatttttctcttaaaatttttttctcaattttactaGTAACCTACTAAATATCGCCAGTGACATAATTCTAAAGCCTGCATCCTTTCGagtaaattgattttcttgagCCCATAGAACATAATTAAAACCATTCAACATGGTCTGAATGGGCattgagatttttaatttatccatTATATGCACTTTACTAGTgtaaaaacagagaaaaaaaaaagcgtgtATGAAGAAACCAGTATTTCTTAAACAAATTTGGAGAAACTAATGCCAAGAATAGGTTGAGCACGTTGAACTGCCTTAAGAACCGATCGGAAGAATccaaaaattggtcaaaaaagTGCACGAACCGGTTAGAAATGTGAGAGAACCGGTCTGGCTTTGAACTGGTCAACGGTCGACCAGTGCAAGTCGATGGTTAGTCAACGATCAGCGGTCTCCAGTCAACAGTCAGAGGTGATGTGGCGGATGACGTGGCGGCTTGCTAGTTTGGCGACACGAGTGGCGGAGGATGTGGCTGTTGACGTGTCGGATGACGTCGTTGATGACATGCTGCGCACCTGCAGTACAAAACTCGGTTTGGAAGGATGGATTGGTGGATTTATGAGAAAGAACGGGTCGGGAAACTGTGTGGAGCTAGTTCTGATTGGCATTATTGTGCACAGATGGCGATCCATCTGTTCGACCTGAGATATCTGAAGATGTTAGAATGCTCGAAAGCAAAATCTTTCTGGCAGGATCACAGCAGAAGGATTGGCCAATAAAGACCGCTTTTCTTCCACAATTTGCAAGAGTGTTGTTCAAAGTGCTGCCTCTTAATCTATCATGCTAATTGAACGAGTCTTCGCTTCTCCACTTATGCGTTTCCACGCTTTATTCTTAGATCAATCTGCGTGAGGTGGCAAGAACCCCATCTTCGCGTGAGGGAGGAAAGGTCAACCTCCGTGATCCATCTACTTTTGATGCAATAAAATGATATGTTCTAttaccgccaaaaaaaaaaatgaaaactattgataaaaaataattagataaatagCTTCGAttagagccttttttttttacatctatTATGCTTCCAATGCCTAGTACCCCGAAAGAACTTCTGAATTTAACTCTTATcctaattttacctttttttttcttataagaaACGTCCAACTTTATGTgcaatctcaattctaccctaatttttttttgtctcataaaaaccttcaactttatgTTAGTATCAATTCTACCctagtttttattttgtcgCCTAAAAAAACTTAGTTTTAAGCCtagtttcaattttactcttaaatttttgtctcataaaagacCACCAACTTCtacttgaatcctaaatttgCCTTCATTACCCTCTATCAAAATCGCCCTTAATGATTTTGTGCTCGATCGTCGATCTCTCGTGCTTGGAATGTTCTGTCTCTCGCAGTCGAAGAGCTCACACTAAGGACTCTTGAATAGCTCGCGCTTGGGAGTTTTCCATTTCTCGGTTgtcaatgagaaattttggatggagggttaatgggggcagatttgtgattcaaaataaaaagttatgAGTCTATAAAgattttagggtaaaattgggatTAGACAATAAAATTCGGACATGAcctaaagtttggagtttttcataggacaaaaaatagtttagagtaaattggGACATGACCTATAGTTGAGAGTTTCTTATAGGACAAAATGATATTTGGATAGAATTGGAGCTGGACCtcaagttggaggttttttatgagacaaaaagtaGAATTAAGACAAGTgcaaaagttggagttttttagGATATTGGgccgaggttttttttttttttaaaaaagggctaGTCGGGGATCTTCGTTGAAAATAATACAGAAAGATCATTCATGCTAAATTTCAAAATGTAAAGGAAAGCAAGCTTCCTCTGGTATTGTTGATTCTTATTTTGGTTGTCACTTTCTCTCCATTTGAAATCATCTCTTTCTCACACGGTGATCGCTTTTGGCGTGTGAATAAAAGGCTGAGGTGTCGGATGAGTTTCATGGAGCTATCTTCGCACTCCAAAGTCTTCCCTTGAGCGGCTTCGGGAATGAATTAGTGCTGAAGAGGAATTGGGATTTGTTAAAGATGGTGTTCAATCTCAGATCCTTCAGTTTCACCGAGTCCATCGAAGATGATCCCCCATCACCTCCTAAAAGCTTCTCTCTAAAAGAGCTCCGAGTTGTGACACACGACTTTAGCAGAGACAACGTCTTGGCCGCAGGTGGATTTGGAAAGGTTTCCCAGGGGCGCTTGGCTGATGGTTCTCTTATGGCGGTAAAAAGAGCTCGCACAGTCGATCAATGTAGCAAAGAGCAGTTCGAAACAGAAGTTCAAGTGGGTCGCTCAGTTTCAACGCACCCAAATGTGCTAAGGTTGAGGGGCTTTTGCAGGACCAAGAAAGAGCTTTTACTAGTGTATCCCTTGATGATCAACAACAGCCTACCTTACAATCTTCTAGAGAGACCGGATCGGTGTGCCCGACCTCTCGATTGGACCAGTCGCAAGCGAATAGCCTTGGAGGCAGCAAGGGGGCTCGCTCACCTTCACACTCAAGGTGACATCAAGATCATGCATCCCTACATCTGCGCGGCAAGTGTACTGCCGAATGTGCAATTCGAGGCCATGATAGGGAGTTTCTGCACTGCCGTGATCATGCATGAGAGGAATGCTGGGAAAGGGACTATCGAGTGGCGCACGCGCACGCCAAGACGTGGCACAGGAATCTCATTCTCCTCCCCATTAGAAGAAAATTCAGCTGATTCTGGCTTCGATTCTCAAATCTATCATCGctacaaaaatgtttatgtGGACACCATCGCCTGCGGCATAGTTGGGTTTACTGCCTCCAAGTACTCCTACACATGAAAGTGCACGCTGAAAAATGATGTCTTCGCATATGGGAAAATGCTTCTCAAGGTCATCTCGGGACAaccgattttttattttttcccctgaGGTACCCGATGGCGAAGCTTCTGGTTAGAGGATCGGGTTAGAAAGCACATGAATGAAGGCCAGCTGGGAAGGGTGATCGATCCCAATTTGCTGGGGAACTTTGTGGAAGAAAAAGCAGAGCGACTAGCCCGATTGGCATTGTTGTGTACACACAAGGATCCATCTGTTCGACCAGAGATGTCGGAAGTGGGTCAAATGCTTGAAAGCCAATTTCTTCAATGTGATACTAGTTCAAGGAGTAGTTGGAGTCAAAGTGAGTATGACTCAACTCCATAGTACTCTttccctccttctccttctcctcagGGGATTGCTCCATGACTGGCATGTCAATGCTACATCTTCACCGTTGCCTTTTACCTTCAATAACGAGTTCAGCTTATGTGTCTCTTCTTGAACTCTACATGTTCCTCTTCACTTTCATTTGgtgataagtacaccatgagtaccataacttgtgtacagcgttcacttgagtgccataacttttaaaacgtcaCTTAGGTGCcacaactttaaaaaatcgttcacttaagtgccatgtcgaaataaaatcgttcacttgagtgctacaccAACTTTTCTGGCGAGTCacatcaacttttccggcgtccacgttagcatggcactcaagtgaatgatttttgaaagttatggcacttaagtgaacgttttaaaaattatagcactcaagtgaacgccgtacaaaaattatggcatttctagtgtacttttctcttttcatttgtaTGATCTTTCTATAATACTTTCCTCCAATGCAATGACTGCTATCTTATTGTAGGCTCTAGTTGGCACTTTTAAAATCGGTATACACTTTCCACAATTTACACCTACACGGGCCATTCTGCGGAATCTCCATTTCGTCTTAATTTAGTAGATTATCTCCTAATGGCAAGAGGCAATGACCAGAGTGCCGACATTATTAGCCTTAACCTCATTCAAAAAATCAAGAGATGCATAGTACGATTCTTTGCATCTACACCTCTCTCGAGCTTTCACTAGCTATCACCGAGTTGGGAAATGAGGATCTCAATGCTAAATGTCGTGTTTTGCAAACGGATCGTGCACTCGTGAGTGGTTTTAATGACGCATTTAATTGTGTGGTTGTGCATTGCAACCGATTTTAAAAGATGAGGGACATTGTCAGTTCGAGATTTTTGTGGGATGATAATTACTTTGTGGTAAATGTATAATGGGTACCaagttagaattttttatggcaTGAATCCCCAAATTTAATCGATTCGACAcggtgttgaagtttgtttggatgaatCTTCACATTAGATAGATGTGCTATATCTTGAGCaagcaagaaaaaaacatgcataactcattcaatgatggaataaAAAATTCAACGTTTTAGCTGCAACTGGAAAAGATGTTGAGTGGattagaaatttgttgttagaCATCAAGTAATGGCCTAATTCTATGCCTCCTATTTCTATTCATTGTGACGGTCAGGCTACATTGGTGAGAGCTTATAGTAGCAGTTATAACGGAAAGTCTAGACATATTAGCTTGAGGCATGAGTACATGAGATAATTGATTCAAGATGATACCATAACAATTGTCTACGTGAGGTCAAGCAAGAATTTGACCGATCCCTTTACAAAGCCTCTACCAAGAGAGATGGTAAATGtggtctcaaaagaaatgaGGCTGAAACCCTTTGGTTAAAATCACTAGTAATGGTAATTCGACCTAATACTAGCATATTACTAGTTATAAGATTtaatgggtaaaaacaagttactgaaaatgattttttgataCTAACATTAGCCCGAACATGGGAAGTCGGTATCGTCTTTACGTTTTAGAGGTTGAATTATattcttaatgaagtataataaAGAAATGTAATGTGTTTATTAGTAATAAAAACAGACGGTAGATATTTCACCTATATGAGCTAGGAAGTAGTGCCGTTTCTTTTGAAAGTTAGGGTTCTCGTAACGCACCGAAATTTCGACGTATGTAAAATAACTGGattcgataaattttaataataaatttcagcctggtaaataatattggattttccgAGGATTAAGGGACAATGAATTGGATTATCCCAAGACGTTGGTCAGAGAAAGTTAAGCCCGGGTTGTCGAGCCGTCACGTCATAGTACCGAAACCCTTCGTGCCCAAGCCTAGCCTTAACTGAACCCTAGATGTGAATGTACCAAAATGCCCTCGATCGATTGTGCAAAATGACTAACTTGCCCTCATTTATCAAGCTACCAAATTGCCCTCGGATATTAtacaagtaaaataaaaatatttatgaggAAGAGACTTATGGGCCCACTCCatcaaatcactctctctctctctctctctctctctacctctttTGCTCGGCTGGCCACCACATCACCGGTACCACCACCTCCTCTCACCGCTGGCTGCCCTCACCGTCACTTCCACCACCCGCCTTCGTTGCCGCGCCACGCTGTCTCtatccccccctccccccaatgCCTCGTCGAGCTCGGCCCAGCCCCGCACGTCCGAGACCCCGCTTTTGTGTAAGTCGAGCCCCATTGCCCGCTAGACCCATCGAGACCGCGGGCTACTGTTGCTGTTGCCACCTGTTGAGCTCGCTCGGTCGTCGCCCGCCGTGTGCCCGAGCTCCATCGAACCCCGTGACCCTCAATCGACTCGCGAGACTCGCTCGCCCTCTATTGCCGTGAGCCACTAGCCCTATGCGCCGTTGCCACGGGAGCCCCGGCCAAGCCGAGAGCCCCAACCGTGCCGACCCACCACCAGCCATCAACCGCCCTTGTTGAGAGCCACCCGAGGACCTCCGTGTGTAGTACTCGAGTTGCCGCAAGACCGTGACCCACGCACCCCCGTACGCCTGTGAGCTTTGTTTGCTGCCATGCCCGAGTCGTCACCATCGTTGTTGCCATCGAGTGGCCACCGACATTGTCATCGACCGTCGttagtttgtgagttaacccatAATCTGATTAGGATGTTAATTACGTTTATGAGATagattaattagtgttaatcGTGGATTATTTAGTTAACCGTGATTGGGTTAGGTTAGTGactatggttaggttagttgacTGCGGTTAATTTAGTTAACTCTGATTAGTTAAGGTTAACCTGGGTTACTTTATTTTAATCGTTATCGGAATTGTAATATATGGGCCCTTAAGTCCGGCccattattttatcaaataaaaccAAAACCCTTATTCCTAAAGCCCGAGCCCAGCCACAACTCTTTCTTACGCAATAAGTGGTGCGAGCGtgggtaaaagaaaaagaacaagtgTGAAATCCAGCGGAGAAAACGAAGTTCACTCGTGGAGAAggggaaagagaggagagagaaattttacGCGTACACGATCCGACGTCCCGACAAGCCGAATCAACTTCGAATTGCAACGTCGAGTAAGTCTTCAAGCCTATCATTCGTCTAATTGGAAAAGTTTTCGGTATTCGGGTTTGAATTCGAAGTTTTGTTAAATTCGAATAACTTTGAATCACGAAGTCAGATTTTTTAGTTGGAGTTATGGGATTTCGCAGAATTGGTGGATTATAGTGTTGTAGAGAAGTCACAGTTTTGCCGGAGCAAAATTTAAGAGCTTCGGCGCGAGCTACGTGTTGTGGACAATTGGAAGACTAGCTTTGGGTGACCGATTTGCTAGTGCAAGGAGTTATTTTGTTAGCGATTAGAATTAGTTTAGCCGATTCGCAGTTAATGTAGTGTTGCACTCGTTTGACGTTATTTCTCGCTTATCCGATAGGAATACAAGTGCGTTGGCTCGAGTAACAATCCTAAGTTGGTTTTTTGCTTTCTCGGGTGAGTGGTGctatttcttctttgaaattgtgaaatcatttcttgaaaatgaaaaggattAGACATATTACTGCAAAATGTGTTTTGTTGAAAGGTAAAACCGATGTTTATAGCATATTTGATACATAAAATTCTAGATCGAGCATTTACTACTTTTTGGTTCTTATTAATTGGTTTGAGAAACGTTTTATGTAAGACGTTTCAAAATGTTACGGGCTTATGAGATGAGTTCCGAAATGGTGTTTGATGAACGGAGTTGAGAAATGTTGTACATTTCAAGTTTGTGAAGCCTTTTTGtgaaagaattacaaaaaagcTCTTCGACATTTTAGTATGTTTATGAAAAGTTACATGTATTGAATTGTGAAATGGCTTATGAAATGCTTTGTGTTTAAAGAAGTGGATTGTAAAAGGTGATATAATTCTATTGGTAAATCGATTTGTGATATCGATTATAGTTTTGGATTGTGTATTTTGGAGGATGCTGATTGGGTGCTCAATATCACTGTGAACCCAGAGGATAGGTTTGTAGGTATGCGCATAATAGTTTAGGATATCCTTATGGACTGGGCTATCAGCATTATAGGTGGAAACCTTGCCAATGGGAGAATCTTGGTCGCCGTGTCATGGGGCATTATGCGTGATCATGGTTAGATATTTGAGCACGAATTTGATCAATGGAATGGACCATTGGCATGTGATTGGAGTTTAGTTGATGGAATGGACCATCGACGTGTGTTATGAtggagattaatcaatggactCGACCATTGATATTTGAATTGTGACAATGGTTTATATGAGTATTTATGAGCTATATGAACTTTCTTGAAATTAAACAACCTATACTTGATTTGATATATATGTTATATCTTGGTTTTGGATCATGAATTTCTGGTATGCTTTTGTAAATATGCATAGTGGGTGCTCGATCTACTTAAAAGAGATATGCACTACTCTCTGAGCTGTGGTTGCCCACCCCTCTTTCCTTCCAATCTTTTTCAGGTTTTTCAGCTAGCGACGAATAGAGTGAGAGCGTTCTATACGAGAACCTTTGGAATTGATACCTTTGGGGCGGTCTATGGTTACGCCCTTCGAGTGGAAGGACGGCCGTGCCATCCCTCTTTTTTGCTAGGAATTGGGATGTGACAGGAATAATAAATTGAGATCGGATTAGCTAATTATTGTTGAGCTAATTAACTGAGGTGGACCT
Protein-coding sequences here:
- the LOC115733506 gene encoding BRASSINOSTEROID INSENSITIVE 1-associated receptor kinase 1-like, whose translation is MTWRLASLATRVAEDVAVDVSDDVVDDMLRTCNGDPSVRPEISEDVRMLESKIFLAGSQQKDWPIKTAFLPQFARVLFKAEVSDEFHGAIFALQSLPLSGFGNELVLKRNWDLLKMVFNLRSFSFTESIEDDPPSPPKSFSLKELRVVTHDFSRDNVLAAGGFGKVSQGRLADGSLMAVKRARTVDQCSKEQFETEVQVGRSVSTHPNVLRLRGFCRTKKELLLVYPLMINNSLPYNLLERPDRCARPLDWTSRKRIALEAARGLAHLHTQGDIKIMHPYICAASVLPNVQFEAMIGSFCTAVIMHERNAGKGTIEWRTRTPRRGTGISFSSPLEENSADSGFDSQIYHRYKNVYVDTIACGIVGFTASKYSYT